One Actinosynnema pretiosum DNA segment encodes these proteins:
- a CDS encoding L-talarate/galactarate dehydratase, translating into MPHPPGDAVTSVALSLAHLPLPTPVSDAKVLTGRQKPLTSVALLLAEITAESGLTGLGLAYSKRAGGPALHAHAAEIAPELIGEDPSDVDRLWRKLSWAGASVGRGGLAGQAIAAFDIALWDLKAKRATLPLAKLIGAHRDAVPCYNTSGGFLSAPLEQVLDNADHARSRGIGGIKVKVGHPDPAQDLTRVAAVREHLGDGVPLMVDANQQWDRARAARVCRELERFDLTWIEEPLDAHDTAGHAALAAALDTPVATGEMLTSVAEHWALITGGATDFLQPDAPRIGGITPFLRVAALADQHHLALAPHFVMEVHLHLAAAYPGTAWVEHFEWLEPLFHERAEVVDGRMVVPDRPGLGLTLTEQARAWTVERTTVTGPQ; encoded by the coding sequence ATGCCTCACCCTCCCGGCGACGCCGTCACCTCCGTCGCCCTGTCGCTGGCGCACCTGCCGCTGCCCACCCCGGTCAGCGACGCGAAAGTGCTCACCGGCAGGCAGAAGCCGCTCACCTCGGTGGCGCTGCTGCTCGCCGAGATCACCGCCGAGTCCGGGCTGACCGGGCTGGGGCTGGCGTACTCCAAGCGCGCCGGTGGCCCCGCGCTCCACGCGCACGCCGCCGAGATCGCCCCCGAGCTGATCGGCGAGGACCCCAGCGACGTGGACCGGTTGTGGCGCAAGCTGTCCTGGGCTGGCGCGTCGGTCGGCCGGGGCGGGCTGGCCGGGCAGGCCATCGCCGCGTTCGACATCGCCCTGTGGGACCTCAAGGCCAAGCGCGCGACCCTGCCGCTGGCCAAGCTCATCGGCGCCCACCGCGACGCGGTGCCCTGCTACAACACCTCCGGCGGGTTCCTGTCCGCGCCGCTGGAGCAGGTGCTCGACAACGCCGACCACGCGCGCTCGCGCGGCATCGGCGGCATCAAGGTCAAGGTCGGCCACCCCGACCCCGCGCAGGACCTCACGCGGGTCGCGGCCGTGCGCGAGCACCTCGGCGACGGCGTCCCGCTCATGGTCGACGCCAACCAGCAGTGGGACCGCGCCCGCGCCGCGCGGGTCTGCCGCGAGCTGGAGCGGTTCGACCTGACCTGGATCGAGGAGCCGCTGGACGCGCACGACACCGCGGGGCACGCCGCCCTCGCCGCCGCGCTGGACACCCCGGTCGCCACCGGCGAGATGCTCACCTCCGTCGCCGAGCACTGGGCGCTGATCACCGGCGGCGCCACCGACTTCCTCCAGCCCGACGCGCCCAGGATCGGTGGCATCACCCCGTTCCTGCGCGTCGCCGCCCTCGCCGACCAGCACCACCTCGCGCTGGCCCCGCACTTCGTGATGGAGGTCCACCTGCACTTGGCCGCCGCCTACCCCGGCACCGCCTGGGTGGAGCACTTCGAGTGGCTGGAGCCGCTGTTCCACGAGCGCGCCGAGGTCGTCGACGGCCGGATGGTGGTCCCGGACCGGCCGGGCCTGGGGCTCACGCTCACCGAGCAGGCTCGCGCGTGGACGGTCGAGCGCACCACCGTCACCGGTCCACAGTGA
- a CDS encoding ADP-ribosylglycohydrolase family protein: MDRAAGSFYGLAFGDSLAKPTEFLSVEQIEQRYGDGPDRLEGDPALVTDDTQMALAVAWALRDASGLTPEALEPRLRERFVAWAHSPDNNRAPGMTCLRAVGGLAEGLPWTAATMPASKGCGANMRVTPVGLVPGLDLDLLAGISQLQAAMTHGHPTAPAASELTALATRLLVDGADLVDLPALLLDRCASERERYRADWLGELWEVAGAASPVAFARAGWDECAAALQVLVDVLSRPDDGADPCLGTGEGWIAEEALATALQCAVRHADDPVAALVRAARTGGDSDSIAALAGAFAGAAHGMAGWPQDWVGRIEYADQLAALTGAPIR; encoded by the coding sequence GTGGACCGCGCCGCAGGATCGTTCTACGGGCTCGCCTTCGGCGACTCGCTGGCCAAGCCGACCGAGTTCCTGTCCGTCGAGCAGATCGAGCAGCGCTACGGCGACGGCCCCGACCGCCTGGAGGGCGATCCGGCGCTGGTCACCGACGACACCCAGATGGCGCTTGCGGTGGCGTGGGCGCTGCGCGACGCGTCCGGGCTGACCCCGGAGGCGCTGGAGCCCCGGCTGCGCGAGCGGTTCGTGGCGTGGGCGCACAGCCCCGACAACAACCGGGCGCCCGGCATGACCTGCCTGCGCGCGGTGGGCGGGCTGGCCGAGGGCCTGCCGTGGACGGCCGCGACGATGCCCGCGTCCAAGGGGTGCGGGGCGAACATGCGGGTCACCCCGGTCGGGCTGGTCCCCGGTCTTGACCTGGACCTGCTGGCCGGGATCTCCCAGCTCCAGGCGGCCATGACGCACGGCCACCCCACGGCGCCCGCCGCCTCGGAGCTGACCGCGCTGGCGACCCGGCTGCTGGTGGACGGCGCGGACCTGGTCGACCTGCCCGCGCTCCTGCTCGACCGGTGCGCGAGCGAGCGCGAGCGCTACCGCGCGGACTGGCTGGGCGAGCTGTGGGAGGTGGCCGGGGCCGCCTCGCCGGTGGCGTTCGCCCGCGCGGGCTGGGACGAGTGCGCCGCCGCGCTCCAGGTGCTGGTGGACGTGCTGTCCCGGCCAGACGACGGCGCGGACCCCTGCCTGGGCACCGGCGAGGGCTGGATCGCCGAGGAGGCGCTGGCGACCGCGTTGCAGTGCGCGGTCCGGCACGCGGACGACCCGGTGGCCGCGCTCGTGCGGGCCGCGCGCACCGGCGGTGACTCGGACTCGATCGCCGCGCTGGCGGGCGCGTTCGCGGGCGCCGCGCACGGCATGGCCGGGTGGCCGCAGGACTGGGTGGGGCGGATCGAGTACGCCGACCAGCTCGCCGCGCTGACCGGGGCCCCGATCCGCTGA
- a CDS encoding outer membrane protein assembly factor BamB family protein codes for MIAPNAPEWSAGPDPAHERTPGRPWWRSPLVVVPGLLVLLGSVVAVWPELTEDDRYASWQASGRDTTPYVRSIGAWTAGVDVVAVRDTHAVARARQGGGKHWEVAPPAGRFCAGPAQFTEGWLALAYGVSGACDHMMLVYLPTGQVRWQRPLDVPGAAGSGAGGVVQVVGDLVLAARGGGVAAFAVDTGERKWGRTLVRASDGADRCAADDLAPDQGESLLLLRCPGVDHAVTAQRFRPSTGEVLAEHDLPGPDLPDVEADIVSSGAAPTVVHVGNRDSGSYRFLNESLVQTQEVPSGHGGLSAPDGPGRVAIGHGCLLAVTTPEAGQVNEVVAVYLATGEERWRVPVPGATAEGVVASDDRGVHVIASSTREEDVDRMLDERLVRLDADSGAVLAQTSTSVDNRPRTRGGPSMADYTYGWSNGRAYAVSSVYDGDSVDMFTIG; via the coding sequence GTGATTGCTCCGAATGCACCGGAGTGGAGTGCCGGACCCGATCCGGCGCACGAGCGCACGCCGGGGCGCCCGTGGTGGCGCTCGCCGCTGGTCGTGGTTCCGGGGCTGCTCGTGCTGCTCGGCTCGGTCGTGGCCGTCTGGCCCGAGCTGACCGAGGACGACCGCTACGCCTCCTGGCAGGCGTCCGGCCGGGACACCACGCCGTACGTCAGGAGCATCGGCGCGTGGACCGCCGGGGTGGACGTGGTCGCGGTCCGCGACACCCACGCCGTGGCGCGCGCCCGCCAGGGCGGCGGGAAGCACTGGGAGGTCGCCCCGCCCGCAGGCCGGTTCTGCGCCGGTCCGGCGCAGTTCACCGAGGGCTGGCTGGCCCTGGCCTACGGCGTCTCGGGCGCGTGCGACCACATGATGCTCGTTTACCTGCCCACCGGGCAGGTCCGCTGGCAGCGCCCGCTGGACGTCCCCGGAGCCGCCGGATCAGGGGCGGGCGGGGTGGTTCAGGTCGTCGGCGACCTCGTGCTCGCCGCCAGGGGCGGCGGCGTCGCGGCCTTCGCGGTCGACACCGGTGAGCGGAAGTGGGGCCGGACCCTGGTCCGCGCCTCGGACGGCGCCGACCGCTGCGCCGCCGACGACCTCGCCCCCGACCAGGGCGAGTCGCTGCTCCTCCTGCGCTGCCCCGGCGTGGACCACGCGGTCACCGCGCAGCGGTTCCGCCCGAGCACCGGCGAGGTGCTGGCCGAGCACGACCTGCCGGGGCCGGACCTGCCCGACGTCGAGGCGGACATCGTGTCCTCGGGGGCCGCCCCGACCGTCGTCCACGTCGGGAACCGGGACAGCGGGAGCTACCGGTTCCTGAACGAGTCGCTCGTCCAGACGCAGGAGGTCCCCAGCGGCCACGGCGGCCTGTCCGCCCCGGACGGGCCCGGCCGGGTCGCCATCGGGCACGGCTGCCTGCTCGCCGTCACCACCCCGGAAGCCGGTCAGGTCAACGAGGTCGTCGCCGTCTACCTGGCCACCGGAGAGGAGCGCTGGCGGGTCCCGGTGCCGGGGGCCACCGCCGAGGGCGTGGTCGCGAGCGACGACCGGGGCGTCCACGTCATCGCCTCGTCGACGCGGGAGGAGGACGTCGACCGGATGCTCGACGAGCGGCTCGTCAGGCTCGACGCCGACAGCGGCGCGGTCCTCGCCCAGACCTCGACGAGCGTGGACAACCGGCCCCGGACACGAGGCGGCCCGAGCATGGCCGACTACACCTACGGGTGGTCCAACGGCCGCGCCTACGCGGTGTCGTCCGTCTACGACGGCGACTCGGTGGACATGTTCACCATCGGCTAG
- a CDS encoding Calx-beta domain-containing protein → MLASTTTVLGVAAPASAQVVPAEVEVVLGPGQSAQVAKKVTTPAVPPKPDLVLLADTTGSMGAAIASVRSNADAVTGQVLAAQPAAQFAVAEYRDTGDAFAFRVDQALTADRDAVRAGIGRWSASGGGDTPESAINALHQIGQGATGFRPDSTRIVAWFGDAPSHDPVLGRSLADAIGALRSAGVRVVAVNVAGAGSGLDAGGQASRITRETGGVLLNQVPPDQVARAILDGVREVPVTVTPRTTSCDARLSVRNEPSSRTVTSGAEAGFAETIEVKPGTPAGTYHCEVDYQVDGRSLGFVERTEVHVPGVRVGDATASEGDGQAVFTVSLDRPSPKPVTLRASTSDGSAVAPGDYAATSQVVTFAPGETAKAVAVPLVSDAVDELDEAFALRLGEVVGAAVSDGEGVGTILDDDRDGVFTCRASVVNVAGIEPVVANPPNAPCAEADQTTLQANLGSGLLNARLKALSARTDQTPDDPSASRAAEGDSVVSRALVETTTLSTLGVSVELGVIRSEASVTCVAGEHGLEPRFSGGSTIDSLKVNGVPVTVVGSQPVTIPLVVGSLRLNSTERTADGLVQRAVVLDALLVKVVVGEARVGYRGTDAHPGGNPCQG, encoded by the coding sequence GTGCTGGCCTCGACGACGACCGTCCTCGGCGTCGCGGCCCCGGCCTCCGCGCAGGTCGTCCCCGCCGAGGTCGAGGTGGTGCTCGGCCCCGGCCAGAGCGCCCAGGTCGCGAAGAAGGTCACCACCCCGGCCGTGCCGCCGAAGCCGGACCTGGTGCTGCTCGCCGACACCACAGGCAGCATGGGCGCGGCGATCGCGAGCGTGCGCTCCAACGCCGACGCGGTCACCGGGCAGGTGCTGGCCGCGCAGCCCGCCGCGCAGTTCGCGGTGGCCGAGTACCGGGACACCGGGGACGCGTTCGCGTTCCGCGTCGACCAGGCGCTGACCGCCGACCGGGACGCGGTGCGCGCGGGCATCGGCCGGTGGAGCGCGTCCGGCGGCGGGGACACCCCCGAGTCCGCGATCAACGCGCTCCACCAGATCGGGCAGGGCGCGACGGGCTTCCGGCCGGACAGCACGCGCATCGTCGCGTGGTTCGGCGACGCGCCCTCGCACGACCCGGTGCTCGGCCGGTCCCTGGCGGACGCGATCGGCGCGCTGCGCTCGGCGGGCGTGCGGGTGGTCGCGGTCAACGTGGCGGGCGCGGGCAGCGGGCTGGACGCGGGCGGGCAGGCGAGCCGGATCACGCGGGAGACCGGCGGCGTGCTGCTCAACCAGGTGCCGCCGGACCAGGTGGCGAGGGCGATCCTGGACGGCGTGCGCGAGGTGCCGGTGACCGTGACGCCGAGGACGACCTCGTGCGACGCGCGGCTGTCGGTGCGCAACGAGCCGTCGTCGCGGACGGTGACCAGCGGGGCCGAGGCCGGGTTCGCCGAGACGATCGAGGTGAAGCCGGGCACCCCCGCGGGCACCTACCACTGCGAGGTGGACTACCAGGTGGACGGGCGCTCGCTCGGGTTCGTGGAGCGCACCGAGGTGCACGTGCCGGGCGTGCGGGTGGGCGACGCGACCGCGTCCGAGGGCGACGGGCAGGCGGTGTTCACCGTGTCGCTGGACCGGCCGAGCCCGAAGCCGGTGACGCTGCGGGCGTCCACCTCGGACGGCTCGGCGGTCGCGCCCGGTGACTACGCGGCGACCTCGCAGGTGGTGACGTTCGCGCCGGGCGAGACGGCGAAGGCGGTCGCGGTGCCGCTGGTGTCCGACGCGGTGGACGAGCTGGACGAGGCGTTCGCGCTGCGGCTGGGCGAGGTCGTGGGCGCGGCGGTGTCCGACGGCGAGGGCGTCGGCACGATCCTGGACGACGACCGCGACGGCGTGTTCACCTGCCGGGCGAGCGTGGTGAACGTGGCGGGCATCGAGCCGGTGGTGGCGAACCCGCCGAACGCGCCGTGCGCCGAGGCGGACCAGACCACGCTGCAGGCGAACCTGGGCTCGGGGCTGCTGAACGCGCGCCTCAAGGCCCTGTCGGCGCGCACGGACCAGACGCCGGACGACCCGTCGGCGAGCCGGGCGGCCGAGGGCGACTCGGTGGTGTCGCGGGCGCTGGTGGAGACGACGACGCTGAGCACGCTCGGGGTGAGCGTGGAGCTGGGCGTGATCCGGTCGGAGGCGTCGGTGACCTGCGTGGCGGGCGAGCACGGGCTGGAGCCGAGGTTCTCCGGCGGGTCGACGATCGACTCGCTGAAGGTCAACGGGGTCCCGGTGACCGTGGTGGGCTCGCAGCCGGTGACGATCCCGCTGGTGGTCGGCTCGCTGCGGCTCAACAGCACCGAGCGCACGGCGGACGGGCTGGTGCAGCGGGCGGTGGTGCTGGACGCGCTGCTGGTGAAGGTCGTGGTGGGCGAGGCGAGGGTGGGCTACCGGGGCACCGACGCGCACCCCGGCGGCAACCCCTGCCAGGGCTAG
- a CDS encoding ABC transporter permease: MVRDRNNAPSRRSSPAARRGAVLGQAVAERAVLDGLGGTPAAVDLAVDGGLLTEAGVQRVRATPGVAEVQPRVSAGAVLASAADRYLGLEADPGDGPLSLARVVEGRYPGAADEIAVNEVAAAGYGLKPGDRTTLVLPVGDGGQRAAEVLVTGVVRVVGDKLETAYAPTDVITSLVDLPAGDGWCSRLDVRLADGADPGALTAELAAVTGVDGEPVRAQTGDAARLAEARTATGDVDDLFAGVALFVGISMVAAALVAASGFRVVFSQRLKQLALLRVVGAHRELVRALVVEGVVVGVAAGGVGAVTAVGLVLLLPVVSDLPAPQTPVAGVLGVVVGAVAVTVLSVLGPAVSASGVSPLQALRGIDVAPAERGLGPLRLAAGVLVAALAAVAVVLLARELPGPGSTGYDRDAGLVAVAAVAVLVFLALLLLGPLVVRPVLAAVGPVARRLGPVGWLAVGGVGGAPRGAAAVWLVVALVSGALVGRAGLAGYAERELGLSAPADLRVTGVSEETARRVAGLPEVAESTDYRTGELTAGNRHHRFADLDLGALEALRDNAVADSGSLADLGAGRIVVGGRTAGALGVTAGDTVRGAVDGREVSWVVAATLTGTDPAGIGIVVPRGQAPGGEITVLVSGDPVAAERAVRAVVGDGSEVTATRRDQEDLREVVDLLALVGLGLIGVTVLVAVVGVGATTGLSVVERIREIGMLRVLGMGPGGVRSVVVLEAGLHGVLGVVLGLLALDLGVPLVVPVPPLAGVAVGVVALTALAGWVGARRAVRVSPVVALRADS, translated from the coding sequence GTGGTGCGGGACCGGAACAACGCCCCGTCGCGGCGTTCTTCGCCTGCGGCGCGGCGCGGCGCGGTGCTGGGCCAGGCTGTCGCCGAGCGGGCGGTGCTGGACGGGCTCGGCGGCACGCCCGCCGCCGTCGACCTGGCGGTCGACGGCGGGCTGCTCACCGAAGCCGGGGTCCAGCGGGTGCGCGCCACGCCCGGAGTCGCCGAGGTCCAGCCGAGGGTGAGCGCGGGGGCGGTGCTCGCCAGCGCGGCCGACCGGTACCTCGGGCTCGAGGCCGATCCGGGGGACGGCCCGCTGTCGCTGGCGCGGGTGGTGGAGGGGCGCTACCCCGGTGCGGCCGACGAGATCGCGGTCAACGAGGTCGCCGCGGCGGGCTACGGCCTCAAGCCGGGGGACCGGACGACCCTCGTGCTCCCGGTCGGCGACGGCGGGCAGCGCGCCGCCGAGGTGCTGGTCACCGGAGTGGTCCGGGTGGTGGGGGACAAGCTGGAGACCGCGTACGCGCCCACCGACGTCATCACCTCGCTGGTGGACCTGCCCGCCGGGGACGGGTGGTGCTCGCGGCTCGACGTGCGCCTCGCGGACGGGGCCGATCCCGGTGCGCTCACGGCGGAACTCGCCGCCGTGACGGGGGTCGACGGCGAACCGGTGCGCGCCCAGACCGGGGACGCGGCGCGGCTGGCGGAGGCCCGCACCGCGACCGGTGACGTGGACGACCTGTTCGCGGGCGTCGCCCTGTTCGTCGGCATCTCGATGGTCGCCGCCGCGCTGGTGGCCGCCTCCGGGTTCCGCGTGGTGTTCTCCCAGCGGCTCAAGCAGTTGGCGCTGCTGCGGGTCGTCGGCGCGCACCGGGAGCTGGTGCGGGCGCTGGTCGTCGAAGGCGTGGTCGTCGGCGTGGCGGCCGGGGGAGTGGGCGCCGTGACGGCTGTGGGGCTGGTGCTGTTGCTGCCGGTGGTGAGCGACCTGCCAGCACCGCAGACGCCGGTGGCCGGGGTGCTCGGCGTGGTTGTGGGCGCGGTGGCGGTGACCGTGCTCTCGGTGCTGGGCCCTGCGGTCTCGGCCTCCGGGGTGTCGCCGCTGCAAGCGCTGCGCGGGATCGACGTCGCACCCGCCGAGCGCGGTCTCGGGCCACTGCGACTGGCCGCCGGGGTGCTCGTCGCCGCGCTCGCGGCCGTGGCGGTCGTGCTGCTGGCGCGCGAGCTGCCCGGACCGGGGAGCACCGGGTACGACCGGGACGCCGGGCTGGTCGCGGTCGCGGCGGTGGCGGTGCTGGTGTTCCTGGCCCTGCTGCTCCTGGGACCGTTGGTGGTGCGCCCGGTCCTGGCCGCCGTGGGCCCGGTGGCGCGGCGGCTGGGGCCGGTGGGGTGGCTGGCCGTGGGCGGGGTCGGCGGCGCGCCACGAGGGGCCGCCGCCGTGTGGCTGGTGGTGGCGCTGGTCAGCGGCGCGCTGGTCGGCCGGGCCGGGCTCGCCGGGTACGCGGAGCGCGAGCTGGGGTTGAGCGCGCCCGCCGACCTTCGGGTGACCGGGGTGTCCGAGGAGACCGCGCGCCGGGTGGCCGGGCTGCCCGAGGTCGCCGAGTCGACCGACTACCGCACCGGCGAGCTGACCGCGGGCAACCGCCACCACCGGTTTGCCGACCTCGACCTCGGGGCGCTGGAGGCGTTGCGGGACAACGCCGTCGCCGACAGCGGGAGCCTCGCCGACCTCGGCGCCGGGCGGATCGTCGTGGGCGGGCGGACCGCCGGGGCGCTCGGCGTCACGGCCGGGGACACCGTGCGCGGCGCCGTCGACGGGCGCGAGGTGAGCTGGGTGGTGGCGGCGACGCTGACCGGGACCGACCCGGCGGGGATCGGGATCGTCGTGCCGCGCGGACAGGCGCCAGGAGGTGAGATCACCGTGCTGGTCTCGGGTGACCCCGTCGCGGCGGAGCGGGCCGTGCGGGCGGTGGTCGGCGACGGGAGCGAGGTCACCGCGACGCGGCGCGACCAGGAGGACCTGCGGGAGGTGGTCGACCTGCTGGCGCTCGTCGGGCTGGGGCTGATCGGGGTGACCGTGCTGGTCGCCGTGGTCGGGGTCGGCGCCACCACGGGGCTGAGCGTGGTCGAGCGCATCCGCGAGATCGGGATGCTGCGGGTGCTGGGCATGGGGCCGGGCGGGGTGCGGTCGGTGGTCGTCCTGGAGGCCGGGCTCCACGGGGTGCTCGGCGTGGTGCTCGGGCTCCTGGCGCTGGACCTGGGCGTGCCGCTGGTCGTCCCGGTGCCGCCGCTGGCGGGCGTGGCGGTCGGGGTGGTCGCGCTGACCGCGCTCGCCGGGTGGGTCGGGGCGCGGCGCGCGGTCCGGGTCAGTCCGGTCGTGGCGCTGCGAGCGGACTCCTGA
- a CDS encoding response regulator, which yields MSVVGRPVRVVVVDDQPLIRAGLGMVLGAQEDIEVVGEAENGARALEVLSAVRADVVIMDIRMPVLDGVEATRRLCALPDSPKVLVLTTFDTDEDAFAALRAGASGFLLKNSPPEDTLNAIRVIAAGDAVVAPRVTRRLLDRFAGRLDTAPAPSDDRLDLLTEREREVLVLVARGLSNVELAERMHVAEATVKTHLGRVLSKLGLRDRVQAVVLAYELGLVRPGE from the coding sequence ATGTCGGTTGTCGGGCGGCCGGTCCGGGTGGTCGTCGTGGACGACCAGCCCTTGATCCGGGCCGGTCTGGGCATGGTGCTCGGTGCGCAGGAGGACATCGAGGTCGTCGGTGAGGCCGAGAACGGCGCGCGGGCGCTGGAGGTGCTGAGCGCGGTCCGGGCCGACGTGGTGATCATGGACATCCGGATGCCGGTGCTGGACGGGGTGGAGGCGACCCGCAGGCTGTGCGCCCTGCCCGATTCGCCGAAGGTGCTGGTGCTGACCACGTTCGACACCGATGAGGACGCGTTCGCGGCGCTGCGGGCCGGGGCCAGCGGGTTCCTGCTGAAGAACTCGCCGCCGGAGGACACGCTGAACGCGATCCGGGTCATCGCGGCCGGTGACGCGGTGGTCGCGCCTCGGGTGACGCGGCGGCTGCTCGACCGGTTCGCCGGGCGGCTCGACACCGCCCCGGCGCCCTCGGACGACCGGCTCGACCTGTTGACCGAGCGCGAGCGGGAGGTGCTGGTGCTGGTGGCGCGCGGGCTGTCCAACGTGGAGCTGGCGGAGCGGATGCACGTGGCCGAGGCGACCGTGAAGACGCACCTGGGGCGGGTGCTGTCCAAGCTCGGGCTGCGCGACCGGGTCCAGGCCGTGGTGCTGGCCTACGAGCTGGGGCTGGTGCGGCCGGGGGAGTGA
- a CDS encoding sensor histidine kinase, whose product MATSPRWRTAYDVAIVLVVLCLAFPGGTGFDWVLGSAMAVALYHRRRAPVVVMAVVSALALAQYLLSLLGGHAASDVAGYDIAVLVAMVTVVAHVERVCQAVLSGVVVVVGALLVFAEGEEAFGVAGAVVALWMTAYVLRNRQAHVVVLQERAAAAERERDHLTQLANARERGEIARELHDVVAHSLAVMVMQADGARYALDGDREKAREALRVIGDTGRDALQDMHRIVDVLRGVAGSGESGGGGLRKVGVADLEQMVDRARSAGIEVGLRVEGDVGELAPADELTLVRVAQEGITNVLRHAGAGARAEVVLKVEGGVALLEVVDDGAGRVSPGASGSGGNGLVGVRERVSVHRGRFSAGPGVGSGWRVRVEIPLRHGVPG is encoded by the coding sequence ATGGCGACCTCTCCGCGTTGGCGCACCGCTTACGACGTGGCCATCGTTCTCGTGGTCCTCTGCTTGGCGTTTCCGGGCGGCACCGGTTTCGACTGGGTCCTCGGTTCCGCCATGGCCGTCGCGCTCTACCACCGCAGGCGTGCGCCCGTGGTGGTGATGGCGGTGGTGTCCGCGCTGGCGCTGGCGCAGTACCTGCTGTCGCTCCTCGGGGGGCACGCGGCGTCCGACGTGGCCGGGTACGACATCGCGGTGCTGGTCGCCATGGTGACGGTCGTCGCGCACGTCGAGCGGGTGTGCCAGGCCGTCCTCTCCGGGGTCGTGGTGGTCGTGGGGGCGCTGCTCGTCTTCGCTGAGGGCGAGGAGGCGTTCGGGGTCGCGGGGGCGGTGGTGGCGCTGTGGATGACCGCGTACGTGCTGCGCAACCGCCAGGCGCACGTCGTGGTGCTCCAGGAGCGGGCCGCTGCGGCTGAGCGGGAGCGGGACCACCTGACGCAGCTGGCGAACGCCCGTGAGCGCGGGGAGATCGCCCGTGAGCTGCACGACGTGGTCGCGCACAGCCTCGCGGTGATGGTCATGCAGGCGGACGGGGCGCGGTACGCCCTCGACGGTGATCGGGAGAAGGCGCGGGAGGCGTTGCGGGTCATCGGGGACACCGGGCGGGACGCGTTGCAGGACATGCACCGGATCGTGGACGTGCTGCGCGGGGTCGCCGGGAGCGGGGAGTCCGGTGGGGGCGGGTTGCGCAAGGTCGGCGTGGCGGACCTGGAGCAGATGGTCGACCGCGCTCGTTCGGCCGGGATCGAGGTCGGGCTGCGGGTGGAGGGGGATGTCGGGGAGCTCGCTCCCGCTGACGAGTTGACGCTGGTCCGCGTCGCGCAGGAGGGGATCACCAACGTGCTGCGGCACGCCGGGGCCGGTGCGCGGGCCGAGGTGGTGCTGAAGGTGGAGGGCGGGGTGGCGCTGCTGGAGGTCGTCGACGACGGCGCGGGCAGGGTGAGCCCCGGCGCGTCCGGCAGTGGCGGCAACGGGCTGGTCGGCGTGCGGGAGCGGGTCTCGGTGCACCGGGGGCGGTTCAGCGCCGGGCCGGGGGTGGGGAGCGGGTGGCGGGTCCGGGTCGAGATCCCGCTGCGGCACGGGGTGCCTGGCTGA
- a CDS encoding nuclear transport factor 2 family protein has protein sequence MSEKNGAALQTALAHFQAVRERDMDAAAALTSEEVVLKAPTGESTGKAGLQGFWSRFLVHTSELRLLAAYGDDEGALLLQEATTTPDVVMTFAEHLTVTDGEITAATYVFDPRAFIAARAAEAQAAAKS, from the coding sequence ATGAGCGAGAAGAACGGCGCGGCACTCCAGACGGCGCTGGCGCACTTCCAGGCCGTGCGGGAGCGCGACATGGACGCGGCGGCGGCGCTGACCTCCGAGGAGGTCGTCCTCAAGGCACCCACCGGCGAGTCCACCGGCAAGGCCGGTCTGCAGGGCTTCTGGTCCCGGTTCCTGGTGCACACCAGCGAACTGCGGCTGCTGGCTGCGTACGGCGACGACGAGGGCGCGCTGCTGCTCCAGGAGGCGACGACCACCCCTGACGTCGTCATGACCTTCGCCGAGCACCTGACCGTGACCGACGGCGAGATCACCGCGGCCACGTACGTCTTCGACCCGCGCGCCTTCATCGCGGCGCGCGCGGCCGAGGCGCAGGCCGCCGCCAAGAGCTGA